In Arachis hypogaea cultivar Tifrunner chromosome 17, arahy.Tifrunner.gnm2.J5K5, whole genome shotgun sequence, a single window of DNA contains:
- the LOC140172914 gene encoding uncharacterized protein isoform X7, giving the protein MVDDYQKLALESRLGIPIIYGIDAVHGNNSVYGATIFPHNVGLGATRNNVIACAKHFVGDGGTEKGVNEGNTVLSYEDLERIHLVPYVYCIEHRVSTIMVSYSSWNGNKLHGHHFLLTEILKGKLGFKGFVISDWEGIDELCQPYGSDYRHCISTAINAGIDMVMVLFRYELFMEELAFLVQSGEIPIARIDDAVERILRVKFAAKLFEFPLTDKSLLDIVGCKPHRNLAREAVRKSLVLLKNGKNPSKPFLPLSKHAKRILVSGTHANDIGYQCGGWTGSKYGSSGQIAIGTTILDAIKEAVGGKTEVIYEQYPSIEIIERHEFPFAIVVVGEAPYAEGRGDNSELTIPFNGSRIINLVADKVPTLVILISGRPLVIESCLLEKIDALVAAWLPGTEGQGITDVIFGDHEFKGQLPMTWFRRVEQLDQLVDHGVKSYDPLFPLGYGLAYNKENLYD; this is encoded by the exons ATGGTGGACGACTATCAGAAGTTGGCGCTTGAATCACGGTTGGGGATACCAATCATTTATGGGATTGATGCTGTTCATGGTAACAATAGTGTCTACGGTGCTACTATATTTCCTCACAATGTTGGTCTTGGAGCTACCAG GAACAATGTTATTGCTTGTGCCAAGCATTTTGTTGGAGATGGAGGAACAGAGAAAGGTGTAAATGAGGGGAATACTGTGTTATCGtatgaagacttggagagaatACACTTGGTCCCTTACGTGTACTGTATAGAGCATCGAGTTTCGACCATTATGGTGTCATATTCTAGCTGGAATGGAAATAAACTCCATGGTCACCATTTTCTTCTAACTGAAATTTTGAAAGGAAAACTAGGCTTCAAG GGATTTGTGATTTCTGATTGGGAGGGAATTGATGAACTCTGCCAACCATACGGATCAGATTATCGTCACTGCATCTCCACTGCCATCAATGCAGGAATTGACATG GTGATGGTCCTTTTTAGATATGAACTTTTCATGGAAGAGTTGGCCTTTCTAGTGCAATCAGGGGAAATACCAATAGCCAGAATTGATGATGCTGTTGAGCGGATTTTGAGAGTGAAGTTTGCTGCTAAACTTTTTGAGTTTCCTTTGACTGACAAATCTTTGCTAGATATAGTTGGTTGCAAG CCACATAGAAATCTAGCTCGAGAAGCTGTTCGAAAGTCCTTGGTCCTgttgaaaaatggaaagaatcCTAGTAAACCTTTTCTTCCCTTGAGCAAGCATGCTAAAAGAATTCTTGTTTCTGGAACTCATGCCAATGATATCGGATATCAATGTGGAGGGTGGACCGGTTCTAAATATGGATCTAGTGGCCAGATCGCAATTG GCACAACTATCTTAGATGCTATTAAGGAAGCAGTGGGAGGCAAAACAGAAGTCATTTATGAGCAATATCCATCAATAGAGATCATCGAACGCCACGAGTTTCCTTTCGCCATTGTTGTCGTCGGTGAGGCTCCCTACGCTGAGGGAAGAGGTGACAATTCAGAGCTCACAATCCCTTTTAATGGATCTAGAATCATAAACCTGGTTGCTGATAAAGTCCCAACACTAGTGATTTTGATATCTGGAAGACCATTGGTCATAGAGTCATGCTTGTTGGAAAAGATAGATGCTCTTGTTGCTGCTTGGTTGCCGGGTACTGAGGGACAGGGAATCACAGATGTCATCTTTGGTGATCATGAATTCAAGGGTCAACTACCAATGACATGGTTCAGAAGAGTTGAACAGCTTGATCAACTAGTTGATCATGGAGTTAAGTCCTATGATCCCTTGTTCCCTCTTGGTTATGGACTAGCATATAATAAGGAGAATTTATATGATTAA
- the LOC140172914 gene encoding uncharacterized protein isoform X5, whose translation MDLLRRHCYQIGLIWWTTIRSWRLNHGWGYQSFMGLMLFMVTIVSTVLLYFLTMLVLELPEIQILFKELELQLHLNSELVEFTTLLLLVWQNNVIACAKHFVGDGGTEKGVNEGNTVLSYEDLERIHLVPYVYCIEHRVSTIMVSYSSWNGNKLHGHHFLLTEILKGKLGFKGFVISDWEGIDELCQPYGSDYRHCISTAINAGIDMVMVLFRYELFMEELAFLVQSGEIPIARIDDAVERILRVKFAAKLFEFPLTDKSLLDIVGCKPHRNLAREAVRKSLVLLKNGKNPSKPFLPLSKHAKRILVSGTHANDIGYQCGGWTGSKYGSSGQIAIGTTILDAIKEAVGGKTEVIYEQYPSIEIIERHEFPFAIVVVGEAPYAEGRGDNSELTIPFNGSRIINLVADKVPTLVILISGRPLVIESCLLEKIDALVAAWLPGTEGQGITDVIFGDHEFKGQLPMTWFRRVEQLDQLVDHGVKSYDPLFPLGYGLAYNKENLYD comes from the exons ATGGACCTTTTGAGAAGGCACTGTTATCAGATTGGGCTGATATGGTGGACGACTATCAGAAGTTGGCGCTTGAATCACGGTTGGGGATACCAATCATTTATGGGATTGATGCTGTTCATGGTAACAATAGTGTCTACGGTGCTACTATATTTCCTCACAATGTTGGTCTTGGAGCTACCAG AGATACAGATCTTGTTCAAAGAATTGGAGCTGCAACTTCACTTGAACTCAGAGCTAGTGGAATTCACTACACTTTTGCTCCTTGTGTGGCA GAACAATGTTATTGCTTGTGCCAAGCATTTTGTTGGAGATGGAGGAACAGAGAAAGGTGTAAATGAGGGGAATACTGTGTTATCGtatgaagacttggagagaatACACTTGGTCCCTTACGTGTACTGTATAGAGCATCGAGTTTCGACCATTATGGTGTCATATTCTAGCTGGAATGGAAATAAACTCCATGGTCACCATTTTCTTCTAACTGAAATTTTGAAAGGAAAACTAGGCTTCAAG GGATTTGTGATTTCTGATTGGGAGGGAATTGATGAACTCTGCCAACCATACGGATCAGATTATCGTCACTGCATCTCCACTGCCATCAATGCAGGAATTGACATG GTGATGGTCCTTTTTAGATATGAACTTTTCATGGAAGAGTTGGCCTTTCTAGTGCAATCAGGGGAAATACCAATAGCCAGAATTGATGATGCTGTTGAGCGGATTTTGAGAGTGAAGTTTGCTGCTAAACTTTTTGAGTTTCCTTTGACTGACAAATCTTTGCTAGATATAGTTGGTTGCAAG CCACATAGAAATCTAGCTCGAGAAGCTGTTCGAAAGTCCTTGGTCCTgttgaaaaatggaaagaatcCTAGTAAACCTTTTCTTCCCTTGAGCAAGCATGCTAAAAGAATTCTTGTTTCTGGAACTCATGCCAATGATATCGGATATCAATGTGGAGGGTGGACCGGTTCTAAATATGGATCTAGTGGCCAGATCGCAATTG GCACAACTATCTTAGATGCTATTAAGGAAGCAGTGGGAGGCAAAACAGAAGTCATTTATGAGCAATATCCATCAATAGAGATCATCGAACGCCACGAGTTTCCTTTCGCCATTGTTGTCGTCGGTGAGGCTCCCTACGCTGAGGGAAGAGGTGACAATTCAGAGCTCACAATCCCTTTTAATGGATCTAGAATCATAAACCTGGTTGCTGATAAAGTCCCAACACTAGTGATTTTGATATCTGGAAGACCATTGGTCATAGAGTCATGCTTGTTGGAAAAGATAGATGCTCTTGTTGCTGCTTGGTTGCCGGGTACTGAGGGACAGGGAATCACAGATGTCATCTTTGGTGATCATGAATTCAAGGGTCAACTACCAATGACATGGTTCAGAAGAGTTGAACAGCTTGATCAACTAGTTGATCATGGAGTTAAGTCCTATGATCCCTTGTTCCCTCTTGGTTATGGACTAGCATATAATAAGGAGAATTTATATGATTAA